In one window of Nicotiana tabacum cultivar K326 chromosome 12, ASM71507v2, whole genome shotgun sequence DNA:
- the LOC107800600 gene encoding UDP-glucuronate:xylan alpha-glucuronosyltransferase 2-like isoform X2 produces MKAVLEERLVVNEAKAEKKMVKREKPSFLNEMGRGMKIGMVNMEGEDISEWKVHGQIIKVKFEKVSKLLEWKELFPEWIDEEEEMDGTECPEIPMPDFNSYSYMDMIVVKLPCKYPEEGWGRDVYRLQVNLVAANLAVKRGKKGWNNGNRMKVVFLSKCRPMVEMFRCDELKQREGNWWYYEPDMDKLTQKVSLPIGSCKLALPLWGKEINEVYDISNIESSTKISRREAYATVLHSSETYVCGAITLAQSLLRTGTKRDLILLLDRSISKPKRAALIKAGWKLRFIKRIRNPKAEKNTYNEYNYSKFRLWQLTDYEKIIFIDADIIVQRNIDLLFHFPQMTATGNDASIFNSGIMVIEPSNCTFNMFMQRTKEIISYNGGDQGFLNEVYVWWHRLPRRVNFLKNFWSNNSNEVSVKNQLFGADPPKVYAIHYLGLKPWVCYRDYDCNWDIGDQRVYASDVAHKTWWKLHDSMDESLQKCCKLTKQRKIELEWDRNLAGKMGFKDEHWRINVTDPRKFT; encoded by the exons ATGAAAGCAGTGCTAGAAGAAAGGTTGGTAGTGAATGAGGCAAAGGCAGAGAAGAAGATGGTGAAGCGCGAAAAGCCAAGTTTCTTGAATGAAATGGGGAGAGGAATGAAAATAGGAATGGTGAATATGGAAGGGGAAGATATTAGTGAATGGAAAGTTCACGGACAgataataaaagtaaaattcGAGAAAGTTTCAAAATTGTTAGAATGGAAAGAGTTATTTCCAGAATGGATAGATgaagaggaagaaatggatggaacTGAATGTCCAGAAATACCCATGCCAGATTTTAATAGCTATAGTTATATGGACATGATAGTAGTGAAATTGCCATGCAAATATCCAGAAGAAGGGTGGGGAAGAGATGTTTATAGGCTACAAGTTAATCTTGTGGCAGCAAATTTGGCTGtgaaaagaggaaaaaagggtTGGAATAATGGGAATAGGATGAAAGTTGTGTTCTTGAGTAAGTGTAGGCCAATGGTGGAGATGTTTAGATGTGATGAGTTAAAGCAAAGGGAAGGGAATTGGTGGTATTATGAGCCAGATATGGATAAATTGACGCAAAAAGTTTCATTGCCAATTGGTTCTTGTAAATTGGCTTTGCCTCTCTGGGGAAAAG AAATCAACGAGGTCTATGATATTTCCAACATTGAAAGCagtacaaaaatatcaagaagagaAGCCTACGCCACAGTTCTCCATTCCTCAGAAACATACGTTTGTGGTGCCATTACCTTAGCTCAGAGTCTTCTCCGAACCGGAACCAAACGTGACCTTATCCTTCTTCTGGACCGGAGTATCTCCAAGCCCAAACGAGCCGCCCTCATTAAAGCCGGCTGGAAACTCCGGTTTATCAAGAGGATTAGAAACCCTAAAGCTGAGAAAAACACGTACAATGAATACAATTACAGCAAGTTCAGGTTATGGCAACTCACTGACTATGAAAAGATCATCTTTATTGATGCCGACATCATCGTTCAGCGTAACATCGACCTTCTTTTCCATTTTCCTCAAATGACAGCTACAG GTAATGATGCGTCAATCTTTAATTCAGGAATAATGGTGATCGAGCCATCAAATTGCACGTTCAACATGTTCATGCAACGTACAAAGGAGATTATATCGTATAACGGAGGTGATCAGGGTTTCCTAAATGAAGTATACGTATGGTGGCATAGGTTGCCTCGAAGGGTTAATTTCTTAAAGaatttttggtcaaataattctAACGAGGTCAGTGTTAAGAACCAACTATTCGGGGCAGATCCTCCAAAAGTGTACGCTATACATTATCTAGGGTTAAAGCCATGGGTTTGTTACAGGGACTACGATTGTAACTGGGATATAGGAGATCAACGTGTTTATGCTAGCGATGTCGCGCATAAGACATGGTGGAAACTCCATGACTCCATGGATGAGAGCTTACAGAAATGTTGTAAGTTGACAAAGCAGAGGAAAATTGAGTTAGAATGGGATAGGAACTTGGCTGGAAAAATGGGATTTAAAGATGAACATTGGAGGATTAATGTTACTGATCCTAGAAAATTCACTTGA
- the LOC107800600 gene encoding UDP-glucuronate:xylan alpha-glucuronosyltransferase 2-like isoform X1 produces MMIMKFLPSKALIIKINLVFLACFLVAYGALLLRPSTSVYHEYAASLVCSLRECHHKGEGGIKMKAVLEERLVVNEAKAEKKMVKREKPSFLNEMGRGMKIGMVNMEGEDISEWKVHGQIIKVKFEKVSKLLEWKELFPEWIDEEEEMDGTECPEIPMPDFNSYSYMDMIVVKLPCKYPEEGWGRDVYRLQVNLVAANLAVKRGKKGWNNGNRMKVVFLSKCRPMVEMFRCDELKQREGNWWYYEPDMDKLTQKVSLPIGSCKLALPLWGKEINEVYDISNIESSTKISRREAYATVLHSSETYVCGAITLAQSLLRTGTKRDLILLLDRSISKPKRAALIKAGWKLRFIKRIRNPKAEKNTYNEYNYSKFRLWQLTDYEKIIFIDADIIVQRNIDLLFHFPQMTATGNDASIFNSGIMVIEPSNCTFNMFMQRTKEIISYNGGDQGFLNEVYVWWHRLPRRVNFLKNFWSNNSNEVSVKNQLFGADPPKVYAIHYLGLKPWVCYRDYDCNWDIGDQRVYASDVAHKTWWKLHDSMDESLQKCCKLTKQRKIELEWDRNLAGKMGFKDEHWRINVTDPRKFT; encoded by the exons ATGATGATTATGAAGTTCCTTCCTTCTAAAGCATTGATCATCAAAATCAACTTAGTTTTCTTGGCTTGCTTCTTAGTTGCATATGGTGCGCTTCTTCTCCGGCCATCAACTTCTGTTTACCACGAATATGCAGCATCCCTTGTATGTTCATTGCGCGAATGCCATCATAAG GGTGAAGGTGGGATAAAGATGAAAGCAGTGCTAGAAGAAAGGTTGGTAGTGAATGAGGCAAAGGCAGAGAAGAAGATGGTGAAGCGCGAAAAGCCAAGTTTCTTGAATGAAATGGGGAGAGGAATGAAAATAGGAATGGTGAATATGGAAGGGGAAGATATTAGTGAATGGAAAGTTCACGGACAgataataaaagtaaaattcGAGAAAGTTTCAAAATTGTTAGAATGGAAAGAGTTATTTCCAGAATGGATAGATgaagaggaagaaatggatggaacTGAATGTCCAGAAATACCCATGCCAGATTTTAATAGCTATAGTTATATGGACATGATAGTAGTGAAATTGCCATGCAAATATCCAGAAGAAGGGTGGGGAAGAGATGTTTATAGGCTACAAGTTAATCTTGTGGCAGCAAATTTGGCTGtgaaaagaggaaaaaagggtTGGAATAATGGGAATAGGATGAAAGTTGTGTTCTTGAGTAAGTGTAGGCCAATGGTGGAGATGTTTAGATGTGATGAGTTAAAGCAAAGGGAAGGGAATTGGTGGTATTATGAGCCAGATATGGATAAATTGACGCAAAAAGTTTCATTGCCAATTGGTTCTTGTAAATTGGCTTTGCCTCTCTGGGGAAAAG AAATCAACGAGGTCTATGATATTTCCAACATTGAAAGCagtacaaaaatatcaagaagagaAGCCTACGCCACAGTTCTCCATTCCTCAGAAACATACGTTTGTGGTGCCATTACCTTAGCTCAGAGTCTTCTCCGAACCGGAACCAAACGTGACCTTATCCTTCTTCTGGACCGGAGTATCTCCAAGCCCAAACGAGCCGCCCTCATTAAAGCCGGCTGGAAACTCCGGTTTATCAAGAGGATTAGAAACCCTAAAGCTGAGAAAAACACGTACAATGAATACAATTACAGCAAGTTCAGGTTATGGCAACTCACTGACTATGAAAAGATCATCTTTATTGATGCCGACATCATCGTTCAGCGTAACATCGACCTTCTTTTCCATTTTCCTCAAATGACAGCTACAG GTAATGATGCGTCAATCTTTAATTCAGGAATAATGGTGATCGAGCCATCAAATTGCACGTTCAACATGTTCATGCAACGTACAAAGGAGATTATATCGTATAACGGAGGTGATCAGGGTTTCCTAAATGAAGTATACGTATGGTGGCATAGGTTGCCTCGAAGGGTTAATTTCTTAAAGaatttttggtcaaataattctAACGAGGTCAGTGTTAAGAACCAACTATTCGGGGCAGATCCTCCAAAAGTGTACGCTATACATTATCTAGGGTTAAAGCCATGGGTTTGTTACAGGGACTACGATTGTAACTGGGATATAGGAGATCAACGTGTTTATGCTAGCGATGTCGCGCATAAGACATGGTGGAAACTCCATGACTCCATGGATGAGAGCTTACAGAAATGTTGTAAGTTGACAAAGCAGAGGAAAATTGAGTTAGAATGGGATAGGAACTTGGCTGGAAAAATGGGATTTAAAGATGAACATTGGAGGATTAATGTTACTGATCCTAGAAAATTCACTTGA